One Qiania dongpingensis genomic window carries:
- a CDS encoding iron ABC transporter substrate-binding protein: MKRKIGSIAVAVIMAAALLAGCGNKSTGAANETDTTASEKTDGLKEEKKEDETKKAEQKTESSEEAKEMTVTDMAGRVVTIPAGAEKFAAIGPGCLRLYCYVADTSALVGAEQIEIDDATGRSYVMADKDIQKLSSIGAGGPTNAPDPEKLLTADPDVIFTCYNSDVAAIDDLQEKTGIPVVSLSYGEVSVFDPAVDESLTLVGKITGHEKRAEEIIRYIADAKADLNERTKDIPEEDRPVVYLAGQSMRGSHGIESTSGNYALFDAVNARNVVSEAGIHEYVMLDKEKILEMDPEIIIVEAGGLPLILEDYESDPSFYEGLQAVKNNRLYLQLPYNYYSCNIDVAIADAYYFGTLFYPEEFQDIDPAKKFDEITTEMVGAPLYAEYSEAYGTFGTVTLK, from the coding sequence ATGAAAAGGAAAATTGGAAGTATCGCAGTTGCCGTAATTATGGCGGCGGCCCTGTTGGCGGGCTGCGGAAACAAGAGTACGGGAGCTGCAAACGAGACGGACACGACGGCATCAGAAAAAACGGACGGATTGAAAGAAGAAAAAAAAGAAGATGAGACTAAGAAAGCAGAACAGAAAACAGAGAGTTCTGAGGAAGCGAAGGAAATGACGGTCACGGATATGGCAGGACGGGTGGTGACGATTCCTGCGGGCGCCGAGAAATTTGCGGCGATTGGACCTGGCTGCCTGCGGCTGTACTGCTATGTTGCCGATACCTCGGCTCTGGTGGGCGCGGAGCAGATTGAGATTGACGATGCGACGGGACGCTCATATGTCATGGCTGATAAAGACATTCAGAAGCTTTCCAGCATTGGAGCCGGCGGTCCTACGAACGCACCGGATCCGGAGAAGCTTTTAACGGCGGACCCAGATGTAATTTTTACCTGCTATAATTCAGATGTAGCGGCCATAGACGACCTGCAGGAAAAGACCGGTATCCCGGTAGTATCCCTGAGCTATGGGGAAGTATCGGTATTTGATCCGGCTGTGGATGAATCCTTGACGCTGGTCGGAAAGATAACCGGTCATGAGAAAAGAGCGGAGGAGATCATCCGCTATATCGCGGACGCTAAAGCAGACTTAAATGAACGGACGAAGGACATTCCGGAGGAGGACAGGCCGGTCGTATATCTGGCGGGCCAGTCCATGAGAGGTTCCCATGGGATTGAAAGTACTTCCGGAAACTACGCCCTTTTTGATGCAGTCAATGCCAGAAATGTGGTGAGTGAGGCCGGCATCCATGAATATGTGATGTTAGATAAGGAGAAGATTCTGGAAATGGATCCGGAAATCATTATAGTAGAAGCGGGTGGGCTTCCTCTGATTCTGGAAGATTACGAATCGGATCCCAGTTTCTATGAAGGCCTTCAGGCAGTGAAAAACAACAGGCTGTATTTGCAGCTTCCTTACAATTACTACAGCTGTAACATTGATGTAGCCATCGCTGATGCTTATTATTTCGGAACGCTGTTTTATCCGGAGGAATTCCAGGATATCGATCCGGCGAAGAAGTTTGATGAGATCACGACGGAAATGGTGGGGGCTCCATTGTATGCGGAGTATTCGGAAGCCTATGGGACCTTTGGTACCGTGACTCTAAAATAA
- a CDS encoding PH domain-containing protein translates to MRYKGKKAIWYYAIVIFANAGIIWQLAGSRKISEAAPLVLALIVSDLIFIPSLVRNYVVFQEDALRVAFGFLNEKIYYKDIVRVWKTHNPLASYAASLDRIAIKTRGSEFMISVLDKEKFLAEIKARAGLVTNRG, encoded by the coding sequence ATGAGGTATAAAGGGAAGAAAGCCATATGGTATTATGCGATTGTGATCTTCGCGAATGCCGGCATCATATGGCAGCTTGCCGGCAGCCGGAAAATCTCGGAAGCGGCGCCTCTTGTTCTGGCGCTCATCGTTTCGGATCTCATTTTTATTCCCTCCTTAGTCCGAAACTATGTGGTGTTTCAGGAAGACGCGCTGCGCGTGGCCTTTGGCTTCCTAAATGAGAAAATTTATTATAAAGATATCGTCCGGGTGTGGAAGACTCATAATCCGCTGGCATCGTATGCCGCTTCTCTGGACAGGATTGCCATAAAGACCAGGGGATCTGAGTTTATGATATCCGTACTGGACAAAGAGAAGTTTCTGGCGGAGATCAAGGCCAGAGCCGGGCTCGTCACAAACCGGGGCTGA
- a CDS encoding DUF1846 domain-containing protein: protein MRKTGFDNEKYLQMQSEHIRERISQFGGKLYLEFGGKLFDDYHASRVLPGFQPDSKLRMLLQIKEQVEIVIAIGAADIEKNKVRGDLGITYDSDVLRLIDEFRGIGLYVGSVVLTRYQGQPAAEAFQKRLESLGVRVYRHYPIEGYPSDLTRIVSDDGYGRNEYIETTRELVVVTAPGPGSGKMATCLSQLYHEHKRGIQAGYAKFETFPIWNLPLKHPVNLAYEAATADLDDINMIDPFHLEAYGETTVNYNRDVEIFPVLTAMLEKIVGKCPYKSPTDMGVNMAGNCIFDDEAVREASCQEIIRRYYTALCGQRKGVTEDNVVYKLELLMKKAGVTPEDRAVVKPALAKADATGEPAAAMELPDGTILTGRTSELLGPSSALLLNALKTLGGIEDSVHLISPTIIEPIQKLKVGYLGNKNPRLHTDEVLIALSICAASDGEAQKAMEQLSGLRGCEAHSTVILSHVDEKVFRRLGVNITYEPKYQTSKLYHV from the coding sequence GTGAGAAAAACGGGATTTGACAACGAAAAATACCTGCAGATGCAGTCAGAGCATATCAGAGAGCGGATCTCTCAGTTCGGAGGGAAGCTTTATCTGGAGTTCGGAGGAAAGCTGTTTGACGATTATCATGCCTCCCGGGTGCTTCCGGGATTTCAGCCGGACAGCAAGCTTCGGATGCTCCTTCAGATCAAGGAGCAGGTGGAGATCGTCATAGCCATAGGAGCGGCTGACATTGAAAAGAACAAGGTTCGGGGAGACTTGGGCATCACCTATGATTCCGATGTGCTACGGTTGATTGATGAATTCCGGGGAATCGGCCTCTATGTGGGAAGTGTGGTGCTGACCAGATACCAGGGGCAGCCGGCGGCCGAGGCATTCCAGAAGCGGCTGGAATCCCTGGGGGTGCGTGTATACAGGCATTATCCGATTGAAGGATATCCTTCTGATCTGACCAGGATCGTCAGCGATGATGGCTATGGAAGAAATGAATATATAGAGACCACCAGGGAACTGGTGGTGGTGACGGCCCCGGGGCCGGGAAGCGGAAAGATGGCCACCTGCCTTTCTCAGCTGTATCATGAACATAAGAGGGGAATTCAGGCAGGCTATGCGAAGTTTGAAACCTTTCCCATCTGGAACCTGCCTCTCAAGCATCCGGTAAATTTGGCCTATGAGGCGGCTACGGCGGACCTGGACGATATCAACATGATCGATCCGTTCCATCTGGAGGCATATGGAGAGACCACGGTCAACTACAACCGGGATGTGGAGATATTTCCGGTGCTGACTGCGATGCTGGAAAAGATTGTGGGGAAATGCCCGTATAAGTCCCCGACGGATATGGGTGTCAATATGGCCGGCAATTGTATCTTTGATGACGAGGCGGTCAGGGAAGCGTCCTGCCAGGAGATTATCCGCCGGTATTATACTGCGCTCTGCGGACAGCGAAAGGGAGTCACAGAGGATAATGTGGTCTATAAGCTGGAGCTTTTGATGAAGAAAGCGGGGGTCACACCGGAAGACAGGGCTGTGGTGAAGCCGGCTCTGGCAAAAGCGGATGCTACCGGGGAACCGGCCGCCGCGATGGAGCTGCCGGACGGTACCATCCTCACGGGCAGGACATCGGAGCTTTTGGGACCTTCTTCGGCGCTTCTTCTGAACGCGCTGAAAACACTGGGGGGGATTGAGGACAGTGTCCATTTGATCTCGCCGACCATCATCGAGCCAATCCAGAAGCTGAAGGTAGGATATCTCGGGAATAAGAACCCCAGGCTCCATACGGATGAGGTGCTCATCGCGCTGTCCATCTGTGCGGCGTCTGACGGAGAAGCCCAGAAAGCCATGGAGCAGCTGTCCGGACTCCGAGGCTGTGAGGCCCATTCTACAGTGATCCTTTCCCATGTGGATGAGAAGGTGTTCCGCAGGCTGGGAGTGAACATCACATATGAACCGAAGTATCAGACTTCGAAGCTGTACCACGTATGA
- a CDS encoding CTP synthase, with protein MPVKYVFVTGGVVSGLGKGITAASLGRLLKSRGYTVTMQKFDPYINIDPGTMNPIQHGEVFVTDDGAETDLDLGHYERFIDESLTKNSNVTAGKIYWSVLSKERRGDFGGGTVQVIPHITNEIKDRFHRNQSTKETEIAIIEVGGTVGDIESQPFLEAIRQFQHDVGHENAILIHVTLIPYLKASGELKTKPTQASVKELQGIGIQPDIIVCRSEYPLDDQIRSKIALFCNVPASHVLQNLDVDILYEAPLAMEKEHLAEVACQCLRLSCPKPDLEEWAAMIEAWKQPRKKVTVALVGKYIQLHDAYISVVEALRHSGVANHADVTIKWVDSETVTDENADEILGDAAGILVPGGFGNRGIDGKISAIKYARENGVPFLGLCLGMQLAIVEYARNVIGYGDAHSVELDSQTTHPVIHLMPDQNGIEDIGGTLRLGSYPCVLDKSTKAYELYGQEIIHERHRHRYEVNNDFRKVMEENGLTLSGISPDGRIVEMIELKSHPWFLATQAHPELKSRPNRPHPLFRGFVGAALEHQEGK; from the coding sequence ATGCCCGTAAAATACGTGTTCGTTACCGGCGGCGTGGTATCCGGCCTCGGAAAGGGGATTACGGCGGCATCCCTTGGACGCCTGCTGAAATCCAGAGGCTACACCGTCACCATGCAGAAATTTGACCCCTACATCAACATCGACCCGGGTACCATGAATCCCATCCAGCACGGAGAGGTCTTCGTCACCGACGACGGAGCCGAGACGGACCTGGATCTCGGTCACTACGAAAGATTCATTGATGAAAGTCTCACTAAAAATTCCAACGTAACCGCAGGTAAGATTTACTGGTCTGTTTTATCGAAAGAAAGACGGGGAGATTTCGGCGGAGGGACCGTGCAGGTCATCCCTCATATCACCAACGAGATCAAAGACCGTTTTCATCGAAATCAATCCACCAAAGAAACGGAAATCGCCATCATCGAAGTGGGCGGCACCGTAGGCGACATCGAAAGCCAGCCGTTTCTGGAAGCCATCCGCCAGTTCCAGCACGATGTCGGCCATGAAAATGCCATTCTGATCCATGTGACTCTGATCCCTTATCTGAAAGCTTCCGGAGAACTGAAGACCAAGCCCACCCAGGCCAGCGTAAAGGAGCTGCAGGGCATCGGAATCCAGCCGGATATCATCGTATGCCGCTCCGAATATCCTCTTGACGATCAGATCCGCTCTAAGATCGCCCTATTCTGTAATGTTCCTGCCAGCCATGTTCTGCAGAACCTGGACGTGGACATCTTATATGAGGCCCCGCTCGCCATGGAAAAGGAGCATCTGGCTGAGGTCGCCTGCCAATGCCTGAGACTCAGCTGTCCCAAACCAGATCTGGAGGAATGGGCGGCGATGATCGAGGCCTGGAAACAGCCCAGGAAAAAAGTCACTGTCGCACTGGTGGGAAAATATATCCAGCTCCATGACGCCTATATCAGCGTAGTCGAGGCCCTCCGCCACAGCGGTGTGGCCAATCACGCCGACGTCACGATCAAATGGGTCGACTCTGAAACTGTAACCGACGAAAATGCAGACGAGATTCTTGGAGACGCGGCGGGTATCCTGGTGCCAGGGGGCTTCGGAAACCGGGGCATCGACGGCAAAATCTCCGCCATCAAGTATGCCCGTGAGAACGGCGTCCCATTCCTCGGTCTCTGTCTCGGTATGCAGCTGGCCATCGTGGAATACGCCCGCAATGTGATCGGATACGGGGATGCACACAGTGTGGAGCTGGATTCCCAGACCACCCATCCAGTCATCCATCTGATGCCCGACCAGAACGGGATTGAAGACATCGGCGGCACGCTGAGACTTGGATCTTATCCCTGTGTCCTGGACAAATCCACAAAAGCCTATGAGCTTTACGGTCAGGAGATCATTCACGAACGACACAGGCACCGCTATGAGGTCAACAACGATTTTCGAAAGGTCATGGAGGAAAACGGTTTGACGCTCTCTGGCATTTCTCCCGACGGACGCATTGTGGAGATGATCGAGCTGAAATCTCACCCCTGGTTCCTGGCGACCCAGGCCCACCCGGAACTGAAATCCCGGCCCAACCGGCCCCATCCTCTATTCCGCGGCTTTGTCGGCGCTGCCCTTGAACATCAGGAAGGAAAATAA
- the ftsH gene encoding ATP-dependent zinc metalloprotease FtsH, which yields MDNPNQNRNQKGNGNGNKPGRNNQMILLLVVAAVVTLLCVSMMSSFLSDGTRTEVTYSDFIQMVKDGKVKSVVIKDDEILITPVSDYTVQSTEDSPFYYLQTETYYTVRIEDPDLTSTLLSSNVEIKGKKPNTNSTLLDILLVYILPVALVWIFLMFIMRRSGGGGVMGVGKSNAKMYDVQKETGVSFKDVAGEDEAKESLQEIVDFLHNPGRYSTIGAKLPKGALLVGPPGTGKTLLAKAVAGEAKVPFFSLSGSDFVEMFVGVGASRVRDLFKKAQENAPCIVFIDEIDAIGKSRDSRYGGGNDEREQTLNQLLSEMDGFDSNKGVFILAATNRPEILDKALLRPGRLDRRIIVDKPDLKGRINILKVHSKDVLMDDSVDLEAIALATSGAVGSDLANMINEAAINAVKHGRHVVSQADLFEAVEVVLVGKEKKDRIMSEKERRIVSYHEVGHALVSALQKDSEPVQKITIVPRTMGALGYVMNVPEEEKYLNSEAELKAMLVQFLGGRAAEELVFDTVTTGAANDIERATAVARAMVTQYGMSRKFGLMGLESVESKYLDGRAVLNCADVTAAEIDSEVKLMLEEAHEEAKRLLSQNREALDKIAAFLIERETITGKEFMRIFREIKGETVEETAPEKKPETDGEQKPVQEDVVRIADAADLDAAGLNPDRADGAEAGEPESGNDGKEE from the coding sequence ATGGATAACCCAAATCAGAACCGGAACCAGAAAGGGAACGGGAATGGAAACAAGCCGGGCAGGAATAATCAGATGATCCTGCTACTGGTAGTGGCCGCGGTTGTCACGCTGCTGTGTGTTTCCATGATGAGCAGCTTCCTTTCCGACGGTACCAGGACTGAGGTGACATACAGCGATTTCATTCAGATGGTGAAGGACGGGAAGGTGAAATCCGTAGTTATCAAGGACGATGAGATCTTGATCACGCCAGTGTCCGATTATACGGTGCAGAGCACAGAGGATTCGCCGTTTTACTATCTGCAGACTGAGACTTATTATACGGTTAGGATAGAAGACCCGGATCTGACCTCCACGTTGTTGAGTTCCAATGTGGAGATAAAAGGGAAAAAGCCAAACACCAATTCCACACTGCTGGATATTCTGCTGGTATATATCCTGCCGGTTGCTTTAGTGTGGATATTCCTCATGTTTATCATGAGACGTTCCGGCGGCGGAGGCGTCATGGGCGTAGGCAAGAGCAACGCCAAGATGTATGACGTCCAAAAGGAGACCGGAGTCTCGTTCAAGGATGTGGCCGGAGAGGACGAGGCCAAAGAATCACTCCAGGAGATTGTAGATTTCCTCCACAATCCGGGGAGATATTCCACCATTGGCGCTAAGCTGCCGAAGGGAGCCCTGCTGGTGGGACCTCCCGGTACCGGTAAGACATTACTGGCAAAGGCTGTAGCCGGAGAAGCAAAGGTGCCGTTCTTTTCTCTTTCCGGCTCTGATTTTGTGGAAATGTTCGTAGGCGTCGGCGCGTCCAGAGTACGTGACCTGTTTAAAAAGGCCCAGGAAAACGCGCCGTGTATCGTTTTCATAGATGAGATAGACGCCATAGGAAAGAGCCGTGATTCCCGATATGGCGGAGGGAATGACGAGCGGGAACAGACGCTCAACCAGCTGCTTTCGGAGATGGACGGCTTTGATTCCAATAAAGGCGTTTTCATCTTGGCTGCGACCAACCGCCCGGAGATCCTGGATAAGGCGCTGCTCCGCCCTGGCCGTCTGGACCGGCGGATCATCGTGGATAAGCCGGATCTGAAGGGCCGTATCAATATACTGAAGGTGCATTCCAAGGATGTCCTCATGGATGACTCCGTGGATTTGGAAGCGATTGCCTTGGCGACGTCAGGCGCGGTGGGTTCTGACCTGGCGAATATGATAAATGAAGCAGCTATCAACGCGGTAAAGCACGGACGTCATGTGGTCAGCCAGGCCGATCTGTTTGAGGCCGTGGAAGTAGTGCTCGTAGGCAAGGAGAAGAAGGACCGGATCATGAGTGAGAAGGAACGCAGGATCGTTTCTTATCACGAGGTGGGCCATGCGCTGGTCAGCGCCCTTCAGAAGGATTCGGAGCCGGTACAGAAGATCACCATCGTGCCCCGTACCATGGGTGCGTTGGGTTATGTGATGAACGTGCCGGAGGAAGAGAAGTATCTGAACAGCGAGGCGGAGCTGAAGGCCATGCTGGTTCAGTTTTTGGGCGGCAGGGCCGCCGAGGAGCTTGTGTTTGACACAGTGACTACAGGAGCGGCCAATGATATTGAGCGGGCGACCGCCGTGGCCAGAGCGATGGTCACACAATATGGAATGTCCAGGAAGTTCGGCCTGATGGGCCTTGAATCCGTCGAGAGCAAATATCTGGACGGCAGAGCAGTGCTCAATTGTGCCGATGTGACTGCGGCTGAGATAGACAGCGAGGTCAAGCTGATGCTGGAAGAAGCCCACGAGGAGGCGAAGCGTCTGCTGTCCCAGAACCGCGAGGCGCTGGATAAGATTGCCGCGTTCTTGATTGAACGGGAAACGATCACGGGCAAAGAGTTCATGCGCATCTTCCGTGAGATCAAGGGAGAGACAGT